agagagagagagagagagagagacttgtcCAAATATTCTTCCTCCAAAATTCAGAATGGAAGGATATTCTGATTTGTGGATCTGAGCCATTTAAAATGTCTTTTCTGACCTCTTTAATCACTCCACTAACCTCATTttcttctattgcattctccaatTCCTGATTTTCTGCATTGTAGAAGGTATTTGGGAATAAGACCATCCGAGTACTGAGGAGAGTAGTGATGCTAGGCTTTCATCCCATCCAACCCACAGCAAGACAAAACAGCTTATTTGTAGTTGGTAAGTGAAGTGTCAGATAAATAGATTCAGCAGCGAGGCTCTGCATATTTTGAAGAAAAAGAGATGATTTAAAATCAAACTCTGATGCCTCCGATATTTTAAACAGGAACTTGGGTGGTTGAGggtaagagagaaaagggaaaagggaaggggagttgATCACCAAACAGAGCATTCCAAAGTTGGTGCTGTGCTTTTAGTGATGTAATTAGTTCTTGAACGTTTTGTGCAAAAacgagagagaaaaagacaatGTGTCGAAGGGAGACAGAACTTTCACTTGCAGAGAGACTGGTAAGAGCCAATATTGAATTTTTTTTATCACTTCTGGAGTTAAAAACCAACTGAAACTAAAATTTAGCCATGTGGATTCCTAAGGCTTTTCGTGTTGCCCTTTAAGATGCTTTTTTAGCCAGACATAGGGGCAGCTACACAGATTAGGGCAAGAGGTATTTGAAAAGGGGAAAATGATTGCTCCCTGCCAGCTCTCTTCTGCTATGCTGGATGCTCAGTTCTGGGGTGTGGGAAAGAGTGCAAagacggcggaggaggagggctaagCCTTTGTATGTCCTTTGAAATAAGACAGAAAATCGTTGGCTTTATCTTTGTTAGAAAGCCCTGCAAAGATTGATCCCTTgtgcctcatcctcctcctcctcccaaaagGCAttctgaggagggaagaagagaggaagggagggagggagagggggcaggacagggggcttggggaggaggggttctttctcccagacccacagcagggTTGATGTGTCTGGTCTCGCACTCCTTGTGGTTTTCATTTCCCCAACACCTGGATGCAGTCAAGCACCTGGCCAATCCAGACAAAATCTGACAAGCCTTTGTGGTGGGATTTGGAAGAAATTCCCCGCAGATCCTGGCGCAGTTTAAAGCTGTCCGCTTTGAGTTAGGACTTGTTAAGGAGGGTTATGTGAGCTGAAACCCGAGACGGGCCGTTTGCTTCTATCTGGAGCCCACATCTCGCCTGGAAATGGGGCATGGCCAAGTCAAAGGGGTCGCTCGCTGCTTGGATTATAAGGAGAAGATAGTCCGTGGAAGTGCCAAACCGACAACCCACATGTTTTCTGTATTAAAACACAGCACTGAAACTTATCGAAAGCACAAGCCTATCATTAATCATCTGTGTGTGTCCCCCCACCCTTGATTTAGGGTTCCGGATAGACTAGCTGAAGGAATCTATTGACCTTTTAAAGCTTGCTCGGAGAGGGGAACAGGGACGTGTGAAATCTTCTGGATCTTCAGATCGAAAGTCCGCTAGTTCAATCTAAGGATTAACTAATCACCACCAACTCAAATCGAAGTCACGAAACCGCAGAAATTGCGGGGAGCTTTTCTTCATTTTGAAAATTGTTATTCAACTATCTCGTGGGGGTGAGAACTGctatagcgctcagtacagtgctctgcacacagtaagcgctccataaatacgattgaataacagCTCTCGGTATCTGCTTGTTGGACACTTAGCTTTTCTTCATTTTGAAAATTGTTATTCAACTATCTCGTGGGGGTGAGAACTGttgtggcgcttagtacagtgctctgcacacagtaagcgctcaatacgattgaatactagCTCTCGGTATCTGCTTGTTGGACACTTAGCTTTTCTTCATTTTGAAAATTGTCATTCAACTATCTCGTGGGGGTGAGAACTGCtatagagctcagtacagtgctctgcacacagtaagcgctcaataaatacgattgaataacagCTCTCGGTATCTGCTTGTTGGACACTTAGCAGCGATTAAAGCATTACATTATGCCGTCAACTATAATAGTGGGGATTCGGTGTCTCTCCTGTGGAATTTTGTTTCCTTATACACTGGGGACCAAGGAAGACTTAAATCGTCAAAGGAACTTATCAAAAGACGATGTGGTCAAATGCACTGTGTTGGATGCACCGAATCAGGAGCTGAGCAGTGTTTGTTCTAACCAAAACCAAGCCAGCGATTTCCTTCACGCTACCGAATAGTAGTTTATTTGGTAGTTTACGTTCCTTTGtctctcgtcaatcaatcaatcgatcgtatttattgagcgcttactgtgtgcagagcactgtactaagcgcttagcacttcacaagcacttcacaagctaagcgcttcacagattcAAACTCTTCAAGATCAGAGGCGGATTTTTTTAAAACTTGGATATTCCCCAGTGCCCGATGCCACGCTCCGCGTACGGTAGAAAATGCTGTTGATGTTGGACGACGACGACATAGACTGCGCATCCTAGGGGGAGATCGCGTGATCGGGACCACATCACCCTCGGGCcactttttctttttattaattcTCAAATAAAACTTCCCCCAGAGGAAGCCGTTTAAGAGCACTGTCAAACGTCTTTGGCATCACATAAAAAAAAAGGGAATCTCGTGTAAAAAACGAAACGTTGTCCGAACTCTTATCGTACAGAGGCGCGATCCAATATGAAcgtataaaatatgtacaaatatagtgCACGGTCAGTCGCTGCATCCGACCCTCTACAGAAAAAGGTAACTTttttgggaagggggggggaaagGCCAGGGAGCCTGGGGGTGGGAGTTGGAATGGAGAGTGTGGAAGGAGGTTCACCAGGGCCTTCACACGGAGTCAGCGGTGATGGGCGACGGGACGCTGGGAGCCTGGGGGTGGGAGTCGGAATGGAGAGTGTGGAAGGAGGTTCACCAGGGCCTCCACACGGAGTCGGCGGTGATGGGCGACGGGGCGCTgggagcctgggggttggagTCGGAATGGAGAGTGCGGAAGGAGGTTCACCAGGGCCTCCACACGGAGTCGGCGGTGATGGGCGACGGGGCGCTGGGagcctgggggtgggagtgggaatgGAGAGTGTGGAAGGAGGTTCACCAGGGCCTCCACACGGAGTCGGCGGTGATGGGCGACGGGGCGCTgggagcctgggggttggagTCGGAATGGAGAGTGCGGAAGGAGGTTCACCAGGGCCTCCACACGGAGTCGGCGGTGATGGGCGACGGGGCGCTGGGagcctgggggtgggagtgggaatgGAGAGTGTGGAAGGAGGTTCACCAGGGCCTCCACACGGAGTCGGCGGTGATGGGCGACGGGGGCGCTgggagcctgggggttggagTCGGAATGGAGAGTGCGGAAGGAGGTTCACCAGGGCCTCCACACGGAGTCGGCGGTGATGGGCGACGGGGCGCTGGGagcctgggggtgggagtgggaatgGAGAGTGTGGGAGGAGGTTCACCAGGGCCTCCACACGGAGTCGGCGGTGATGGGTGACGGAGCGCTGGGAGCCTGGGGGTGGGAGTTGGATTGGAGAGTGTGGAAGGAGGTTCACCAGGGCCTCCACACGGAGTCGGCGGTGATGGGTGACGGAGCGCTGGGAGCCTGGGGGTGGGAGTTGGATTGGAGAGTGTGGAAGGAGGTTCACCAGGGCCTCCACACGGAGTCGGCGGTGATGGGTGAGGGGGCGCTGGGCCCCGCGGGATGGAGGCCGCTGTGGGGGTAGAGGGGGAGGACGGGTCCGTTGGGCGCGAAGGCCGCGTTGGGGATGAGGAAGGCGAACTGGCCGTCCGGGGCGGGGACTACTTGGAAGCCGCCGAGCATCTTCCCGGGGTCCGGGTTGGGGCTGGTGGCCTTGCAGGGcatccctgctcctcctgctcctgctcctcctcctcctgctgctcctgctgctcctcctcctcctccgccggctCCGcccccgccgccagggggcgcggcggcggcggcggcggcggcggtcccGGGGAGCTGTACCAGGGTGTGCCCGAAGGGGGCGTGCGCCGGGTAGCCGATGGCGTTGATGTGGGCGACGCAGCTGTCCAGGTGTCCCAGCAGCCGCGTGCGGACGTCGGCGTTGACGCCCTCGCAGGTGGACAGGAACCGGGTCACCTCGTTGATGCACTGGCTGAAGCCGGCCCGGTACTTGCCCAGCACCGTGGGGTCCGAGCTGAGGGCCGCTGCGGGGACACGGGccgggaggggtgagggggggcCTCGGTCATCGACTCCAAACCGGGCTCCCCTCAACCCAATCTGGCTTCtcgccctttccccttcccccgtcctgcctccccaactttgcttctctccctttccccttccctgcctccccccaactTTGCTTCtggccctttccccttccccctttcctgcctccccccaactctgcttctctcccattccccttccccctttcctgcctccccccaactttgcttctctccctttcccctcccccctttcctgcctccccccaattttgcttctctccctttcccgttccccctttcctgcctcccccaactttccttctctccctttccccttccccctttcctaccTCCCCCaactttgcttctctccctttcccctttcccttccctgcctccccccaactttgcttctctccttttcccgttccccctttcctgcctccccccaactttgcttctctccctttccccttccccctttcctgcctccccccaactttgcttctctccctttccccttccccctttcctgccttcccccaactttgcttctctccctttcccctcccccctttcctgtcttccccaactctgcttctctccctttccccttcccccttcctgcctctccccccactatacttcccaagcgcttagtacagtgctctccgcatagtaagcgctcaatgaataagattgaatgaatgaattttgcttctctccctccccaccactttgcttctctctctttcccctcctgctccctttcctgcctctccccctccccattttgaaGGATTAAAACCGCCCAAAACCCCTTTTCCCGCCCAGATCGCCTCCAGGTTCTCCTCGACCCCGAGACAAGCCGAGTGGCCAAGACGGCCCCTCTGgttctgattatctgatatcctGCCtcgccaccccatctccctccccccccccgccccccggcttccATTCTCCCTCTACCCACCCGCCACCCTCCCCGCTTCGGCCTCCCTCCTTTTCCGGAACAGTAACAGCTTGAAGTTGTGGCTATAAATAAGCCCCGGACCGTGGGAAAGGCAATAGGAGCCAAGACAGTAAAATGTAGCTGAATGCCATTCATAACCACAGACGGAAGTCTGGAAGAAATCACCGCAGAAAATGAGGAATACGGAGGGATGGAgttgggggggaggaaaaaaagaataatCGGATCACACTCACCGGTCATCTGGGCTCTCTGCAGGTTCCGGAGATGCTTTACTGTCATTTCCAGAATATCGGCCTTCTCCAGTTTGGAATGCCTCGAACTCTacggaaggggagaaaagaatgAAAACTTCGCAACCTTGAAGGTCTGGGGGCCAATACGCGGAACTAGAGCTTTTATATGCCTTGAAATTGGATAAGGGTCCCTCCCCTTCCAAGCATCCCCCCCACCGTGAAAAGAAGGAGACTGTAAGTTACTGTTACGTGGAAGTCTGCCCGGCCCTCTGGCAGCTCTAAGGATTCCTACTGAATAGTGTGTTTAGACCTTACCCCCACCccaaaatactaatactaataattaataataaccatCCCCTCGATTATCCGAGAAAAACTTTCAATCCAACCCACTTACATCTTTCTTAAGTGCATCCAAGATCAGTGTTTTCAGCTGGCTGAGACTCTCGTTAATTCTcgctcttcttcttttctccatgATGGGCTTAGATGACTGCAAGGGAACGAAAGAGTGTCCGATGAGTACCGGTTTGACCTTCTAATAACTCAAtcgccccactgttgggtaggggccgtctctatatgttgccaacttgtacttccccagcgcttagtgcagtgctctgcacacagtaagctctcaataaatacgactgaatgaatatgttgccaacttgtacttcccaagcgcttagtccagtgctctgcacacagtaagcgctcgataaatacgactgaatgaatgaataagttgccaacttgtactgcccaaacgcttagtacagtgctctgcacacagtaagcgctcgataaatacgactgaatgaatgagtatgttgccaacttgtacttccccagcgcttcgtagtgctctgcacacagtaagcgctcaataaatacgattgaatgaatgaatatgttgccaacttgtacttcccaagcgcttagtagtgttctgcacacagtaagcgctcaataaatacgactgaatgaatgaatatgttcccaacttgtacttccccagcgcttagtacagtgcttctgcacacagtaagcgctcgataaatacgactgaatgaatcaatatattgccaacttgtactgcccaagcgcttagtagtgttctgcacacagtaagggctcaataaatacgactgaatgaatgaatatgttgccaacttgtacttcccaagctcttagtagtgctctgcacacagtaagcgctcaataaatacgactgaatgaatgaatatgttgccaacttgtacttcccaagctcttagtagtgctctgcacacagtaagcgctcaataaatacgactgaatgaatgaatatgttgccaacttatacttcccaaacgcttagtacagtgctctgcacacagtaagcgctcgataaatacgattgaatgaatgaatatgttgccaacttgtacttcccaagcgcttagtagtgctctgcacacagtaagggctcaataaatacgactgaatgaatgaatacgttgccaacttgtacttccccagcgcttagtacagtgctctgcacacagtaagcgctcgataaatacgattgattgaatgaatgaatatgttgccaacttgtactgcccaagcacttagtacagtgctctgcacacagtaagcgctcaataaatacgactgaatgaatgaaaatgttgccaacttgtactaccccagcgcttcggagtgctctgcacacagtaagcgctcaataaatacgattgaatgaatgaatacgttgccaacttgtactgcccaagcgcttagtccagtgctctgcacacagtaagcgctcaataaatacgactgaatgaatgactatgttaccaacttgtacttcccaagcgcttagtccagtgctctgcacgcagtaagcgctccataaatacgactgaaggaacgaatgaatcacCGGGACGCggaccttagcacagtgctaagcgcttagtacagtgctctgcacacagtaagcgctccataaatacgattgatgattgatgatgacctaatACCCAACTTTCCTGCCACCCTCGAGTATCAACTTGGGAGAGCGGAGGAAACAGCCGGTTACCTTTCTGTGCTCGGACGCGGTCTTTGGCTTATCGGGCGTCGTATTGACACTGGCTGGGGTGGCAGCCACGGGGGAGGAGGAGTTTTTCTCCATTATGTCCGCCGGCATCTTCTGTTTCtcggaaagaagaagaaaaaaaaaaattccccggAGAGTTACGACTTTAGAGTCCTCGAGTCTTCATcggagtggggtgtgtgtgtccgTTTTCCACGGCAGATTTTGGCAACACTTCCAGgcgactgtttttagactgttgggtagggactgtctctagatgttgccaatttgtacttcccaagcgcttagtacagtgctccgcacatagtaagcgctcaataaatcaccatcatcatcaatcgtatttattgagcgcttactatgtgcggagcactgtactaagcgcttgataaatatgattgattggttgactgttgccaatttgtacttcccaagcgctcagcacagtgctctgcacatagtaagcgctcaataaatatgactgattgattgattgactgttgccaatttgtacttcccaagcgctcagcacagtgctctgcacatagtaagcgctcaataaatatgattgattgattgactgttgccaatttgtacttcccaagcgcttagcacggtgctctgcacatagtaagcgctcaataaatatgattgattgattgattgactgttgccaatttgtacttcccaagcgcttagcacggtgctctgcacatagtaagcgctcaataaatatgattgattgattgactgttgccaatttgtacttcccaagcgcttagcacagtgctctgcacatagtaagcgctcaataaatatgattgattgattgactgttgccaatttgtacttcccaagcgctcagcacagtgctctgcacatagtaagcgctcaataaatatgattgattgattgactgctgccaatttgtacttcccaagcgctcagcacagtgctctgcacatagtaagcgctcaataaatccgatcgattgattgattggtgggagggtggggaccgtctcttttttttgccttttcccagcgcccagtccagtgctccgcacccagggagcgctcgggaagtcgaGTGGGGGTGAGTTTGGGGTTACCTtcggagagggagggtgttccaggaggaaggagggggtggggtggtccggtgggatgggatgggatgggatgggatgggatgggggggaatTCCCGGGtcgtcagcagcagcagcagcagctccggtCCTTGTCCCGTGTGATCCCGCGGTGGCCCTGGCGGCGCCTATTTATAGGCGGGCCCGCACGCGAACGGCTCGTGTGAAACTTCCCCAACTTTCTTTCCCACAGTAACTTTCAGCCAATCGGAGCGCGGGGCACGCGGCCCCGCTCGTGGACGGCGCCCGCCCATTGGCCGCCGGGCGCGAGGCCGGGCGCGAGGCCCGGCGGCGCCCGCCCATTGGCCGCCGCCCGCGACACCGGCCCGCCAATGGCGCGCGCCGGGCCCGGGGCGCCGGAGGCGACGCTGTCAATCAAAGCCCTTTCGCCCCCCTCCCactcgggggggggggctgccttggatagccgtcattcattcattcattcattcattcattcattcattcaatcatcatcaatcgtatttattgagcgcttactatgtgcggagcactgtacatatttattactctgtttatttatttatttatttattttacttgtacatttctatcctacttattttattttgttggtatgtttggttctgttctctgtctcccccttttagactgtgagcccactatcgggtagggactgtctctatgtgatgccaatttgtacttcccaagcgcttagtacagtgctctgcacatagtaagcgctcaataaatacgattgattgattgattgattgatactaagcgcttgggaagtacagattggcaacatctagagacagtccctacccaacagtgggctcacagcctaaaatcgTGCTTATGATactaatggtggcatctgttattaggtgccaagcgctgttctatcagtcagtcaatcaatcagtcgtattgattgagcgcttactgtgtgcggagcactggactaagcgcttgggaagtacaagttggcagcatagagaggcagtccctacccaacattgggctcacagcctaaaatcgTACTTATGATGctaatggtggcatctgttattaggtgccaagcgctgttctatcaatcagtcaatcaatcaatcgtattgattgagtgcttactatgtgcggagcactgtactgagcgcttgggaagtactgattggcaacatctagagacagtccctacccaacagtggcctcaccgtctaaaagggggagacagagaacaaaaccaaacgtactaaccaaataaaatgaatagaatagatatgtacaagtaaaataaataaatagagtaataaatatgtacaaacatctagacatatatacaggtgctggggggaagggaaggaggtaagatggggggatggaagggggacgagggggagaggagggacttataatacttataatataatactaatggtggcatttgttattaggtgccaagcgctgttcta
The sequence above is a segment of the Tachyglossus aculeatus isolate mTacAcu1 chromosome 7, mTacAcu1.pri, whole genome shotgun sequence genome. Coding sequences within it:
- the HES1 gene encoding transcription factor HES-1 encodes the protein MPADIMEKNSSSPVAATPASVNTTPDKPKTASEHRKSSKPIMEKRRRARINESLSQLKTLILDALKKDSSRHSKLEKADILEMTVKHLRNLQRAQMTAALSSDPTVLGKYRAGFSQCINEVTRFLSTCEGVNADVRTRLLGHLDSCVAHINAIGYPAHAPFGHTLVQLPGTAAAAAAAAPPGGGGGAGGGGGGAAGAAGGGGAGAGGAGMPCKATSPNPDPGKMLGGFQVVPAPDGQFAFLIPNAAFAPNGPVLPLYPHSGLHPAGPSAPSPITADSVWRPW